Part of the Xanthomonas sp. SI genome is shown below.
CGCTGTCACGGCGCACGCTGACTCGCGTTCTCCTGCGGCATCGACACGGTTTTGCCGTCTCTTCGTTTTGCCGCGCCCGCATGCGACGCGCACCATGCGCGGCAACGTCTCTGCCGCACATGGCGCACCGCACATCACCGCACGGCAGGACGAATCCCGCACGCCGCACAACGCTGCCTTGGCGCAGGCTATGACGCCGGCAGCGCGTAGGCGATCACGTAGTCGCCCTTCTTGGTCTCCATGAAGTGATGGCCGCCGGCCACGATCACCAGGTATTCGCGGCCGTCGACCGCGTAGAGCATCGGCGTGGCTTGGCCGCCGGCCGGCAGCTTGGCCTCCCAGACGCGCTTGCCGGTGGCCAGGTCGATTGCACGGATCATGTCGTCTGTGGTCGCGGCGATGAAGATCAGGCCGCTGGCGCTGACCACCGCGCCGCCGTTGTTGGGCGTGCCGATCTCGATCGGCAGGCCGGAGTGGATGCCGAACGGGCCGTTGCCGCGGGCGCTGCCCAGCGGGCGGTCCCACAGGGTCTTGCCGCTGGCCAGGTCGATCGCGCGGATGCCGCCGTACGGCGGTTGCTTGCACAGCAGGCCAGTGAACGGCAGGCGCCAGCCGGCGTTGACGTTGATCGCGTACGGCGTGCCCGCCTGCGGATCGCCCGCGCCTTCGGCGCCGCCGGCGTCGCCGCGCACCTGGTCGCGCGGCGCCCAGCCCAACTTGTCGGCCTTGGCCCGCGGCACCAGTCGGTTGTAATTGGGCATGTCGTTGTAGTTGGCGACGATCACCCCGCGCTGCGGATCCACCGCCACGCTGCCCCAGTCCGAGCCGCCGTTGTAGCCCGGATATTCGATCGAATGGCGATCGGCTTCGGGCGGCGTGTAGATGCCCTTGTAGCTGGCGCTGCGGAACTGGATGCGGCACACCAGTTGGTCGATCGGGGTGATGCCCCACATGTCGCGTTCGGTCAGGTCCGGCTTGCGCAGCGTGTGGTACAGCGAGAACGGCTGGGTCTTGGCGCGGCGCTGCGGCTCCACCCCGCCGCCGGGCACCGCGCGTTGCTCGACGCCGACCAACGGCTTGCCGCTGCGCCGATCCAGCACGTAGATTTCGCCCTGCTTGCTCGGCAGGATCACCGCCGGCACCTTGCCGCCGTCGTGCGGAAAATCCACCAGCGTCGGCTGCGACCCCAGGTCGTAGTCCCAGACGTCGATGTGCGTGGTCTGGAAGTTCCACACCGGCTTGCCGGTGGTCACGTCCAGCGCCACCAGCGAGGTCGCGTACTGGTCCTCGGGCGCGGTACGCGAGCTGCTCCAGTAGTCGGCGGCGGAGTTGCCCATCGGCAGGTAGACATAGCCGAGTTGCTCGTCGCCGGCCGCGGAGGTCCACATGTTCGGCGTGCCGCGGGTCCAGCTCTGGCCCGGCGGCGGTGCGCCGTTCCATTCCGGGTGGGTCATGTCCCAGGCCCAGCGCAGCTCACCGGTCACCGCATCGAAGCCCTGGATCACGCCCGACGGCTCGTAGCGCTGCTGCCCGTCCAGCACCTGGTGGCCGGTGACGAGCACGCCGCGCACGATGGTCGGCGGCGAATTGATCGACACATAGCCCGGCGGCGTGTCGCCCATGCCAACGGTGATGTCGACCTGGCCATGGGTGCCGAAGTCCTCGCAGGGCTTGCCGCTGGCGGCGTCGACCGCGATCAGGCGGCCGTCCAGCGTGCCCTCGATGATGCGGCTGCGGCAGGCGCGCGGCTGGTCTGCCAGCGCAACCGGCGCCACGCCGCCGCCCGGCGCAGGCGTCGGCGGCGCATTCGTCGCCTCTGGGACCTCGTAATAGCTGACCCCGCGGCAGGCGGCGGTGTACGGGATCGCCTTGTCCGCGACCTTTGGATCGTAGCGCCAGCGCTGCTTGCCGGTGGCGGCGTCCAGTGCGATCAGCTGGTTGCGCGCGGTGCACAGGTACAGGCTGTCGCCGATCTTCAGCGGCGTGGTCTCCGCGCCCCAGCGCTTGGCCGGCAGGTCGCCGGTGCGGAAGGTCCATGCGGTCCGCAACTGCGCCACGTTGCCGGGGGTGATCTGGCGCAGCGGACTGTAGCGGCTGCCGGCGTTATCGCGGCCGTAGGCGGCCCAGTCGGCGTCGGCCGGGGCCTCGGCCGGCTGCGCACCGGCGCGCGGCACGGTCATCGCCGCCGCCATGCCGGCGGCGTGTGCGAGCATGCCGTCGGCCTCGGTCACGCCGTACGGCACGAAGGCCAGCGCGAAGGCGCCCACGAACACCAGCGCCAGTGCGCCGGCCAGGCCGCGCGACACGCTGCGCGAGAACGGACGGTCCAGGCGCGGCAACGCCAGCGCCAGCAGCAGGCCCAGGAACACCATCAGGCCCATGCGCGGCACCCAGCGCCAGTAATCGGCGCCGGACTCCCACGCCGCCCATAGCAGCGACAGCGCGAAGGTCGCCGCGAACCACAGCGCACCGCTGCGCCGTCCGCGCGCCAGCAGCACGCCCGACAACAGCAGGCCCAAGCCGCCGAACAGGTAGTACCAGGAGCCGCCCAGCGCCAGCAGCCACGCGCCGCCGGCCGCCAGCACCAGGCCGATCAGCGCGCATGCGCCGCCCAGCAGCAGCAGCGGCCAACCGCCGCGGCGCTGCGTTTGATCAAGATCGTTCATGGAAAAATTCCTCGCAGGAAAGCACCGCGCGGAACATCCGCCGCGGCATGGGGCGCGATCGCGCCGCGGACCGTTATCCCAAGCGGGAAGTGAACGCTGCGCGTTCTATCGCGGCACAGAAGGCGACATGCTGCGTTCCATCAGGGATATGCCGGCACACATGCGTCAGGCCGCAACGCGTCCGCTTCTGCATGATGCTGCCGCAGCGCCCGGCGGTGTCGCCATCTGCAGAAACGACGACGCCGGCATTGCGCCGGCGTCGTCGTATACCGCTTGCTCGCGCGATCAGCTTTCCGGCGGCAGCTCGCTGGCGATCTCGGCGCTGCCGTCCTCGCCCCCGATCGGCTCCACCGGCTCTTCCTCGACCAGCGAACCGTCCAGGCGCTCCACTGCCTGCAGCTTCTCGCCCTTGGACAGGCGGATCAGGGTCACGCCCTGGGTGTTGCGGCCGACGCGGGAGATTTCCGAGGCGCGGGTGCGCACCAGGGTGCCGCCATCGGAGATCAACAGCACCTCGTCCTTGGTGCTCAGCAGCACCGCGCCGACCAGCTTGCCGTTGCGCTCGCTGGTCTGGATGCCGATCACGCCCTGCGTGCCGCGGCCCTTGCGCGGGTACTCGGCCAGCGGGGTGCGCTTGCCGTAGCCGTTCTCGGTGGCGGTGAGGATGTAGGCATCGGGCTCGTCGCCGTTGCGCACCACAGCCTCGGCATCGACGTCGGCATCCGTCTCCGGCGCCGTCTCGATGTCCTCGGCATCCTCGTCCTGGCCCTCGGCCGGCTCGGCCACGATCAGGCTGACCACGTATTCGCTCTTGGCCAGGCGGATGCCGCGCACGCCGCGGCTGCTGCGGCCGGTCGGCTTGACCCCGCCGCGGCTCTTGCGGCGCGGGCTGCGCGCGTCGTCGCCGTCCTCGACGGCCTCGGCCAGCGCGACCTCATCGTCGCCGTTGTCCTCGCCCGTGCCCTCGTCGAGGGCGCCGTCCTCGGCTTCGTCGTCCTTGGGCCGTTCGGAGAAGCGCACGGTCTTGCCGTTGGAGGCGAACAGCAGCACATCGCGCTCGCCGTCGGTCAGGCCCACGCCGACCAGGGCGTCGCCCTCGTCGAGGTTGATCGCGATCTTGCCGGCCTTGCGCTGGAACGCGAAGTCGCTGAGCGGGGTCTTCTTGACCATGCCGTTGCGGGTGGCGAAGAACACGTAGCGGCCGCCGGCATAGTCGCGCACCGGCAACACCGCCTGCACGCGCTCGCCGTTCTCCAGCGGGATCCAGTTGATGATCGGGCGGCCGCGCGCGTTCGGGCCGGCCTCCGGCAACTGGTACACCGGCAGCGCGAACACCTTGCCGCTGCTGGTGAAGGTCAGCAGCGTGTCGTGGGTGTTGACCAGCCACAGCTGGTCGATGAAATCCTCTTCCTTGGTCGCCGCCGCGCTGCGGCCGCGGCCGCCGCGGCGCTGCGCGCGGTAGGCGCTGACCGGCTGGCGCTTGGCGTAGCCGGCATGCGACAGCGTCACCACCACGTCTTCCGGCGCGATCAGGTCGAGGATGTCGAGGTCTTCCTCGCTGTGGCGGATCTCGGTGCGGCGCGCATCGCCGTATTCCTCGCGGATGCTGATGAGCTCCTCGCGGATCACCTGCAGCAGCACGTCGGGGTTTTCCAGGATCCGGATCAGCCCGGCGATCGCCTCCAGCAGTTGCTTGTATTCCTCGGTCAGGCGCTCCTGCTCCAGCCCGGTCAGGCGGTGCAGGCGCATTTCCAGGATCTGCGAGGCCTGCACTTCGGTCAGCTGGTAGCCGTCGGCGAGCAGGCCGACGCCGGCCGGCAGGTCTTCCGGCTGCGAGGCATCGGCGCCGGCGGCGCCGAGCAGCGCGCCGACCAGGCCCGCGTCCCAGCGCCTGGCCAGCATGCGCTCGCGCGCCTCGGTCGGGTTGGCCGAGGTCTTGATCAGCTCGATCATCTCGTCGATGTTGGCGAGCGCGACGGTCAGGCCTTCGAGGATGTGCGCGCGGGCGCGCGCCTTGCGCAGTTCGAAGATGGTGCGGCGGGTGACCACTTCGCGGCGGTGGCGGATGAACGCCTCCAGCATCTGCTTGAGGTTCATCAGCTGCGGGCGGCCATCGACCAGCGCCACCATGTTGATGCCGAACACCGACTCCATCTGGGTCTGCTGGTACAGGTTGTTCAGCACCACATCGGCGGCTTCGCCGCGCTTGATCTCGATGTAGATGCGCATGCCGTCCTTGTCGGACTCGTCGCGCAGTTCGCTGATGCCTTCGAGCTTCTTTTCCTTGACCAGCTCGGCGATCTTCTCGATCAGCCGCGCCTTGTTGACCTGGTACGGGATCTCGTTGACCACGATCGCTTCGCGGCCGTTGTCCTGGATCTCGATCTCGGCCTTGGCGCGCATGCGCACGCGGCCGCGGCCGGTGCGGTAGCCGGCGACGATGCCGCTGGTGCCGTTGACGATGCCGGCGGTGGGGAAATCCGGGCCGGGGATGTATTCCATCAGCCCGTCGACGTCGATCTGCGGATTGTCGATCAGCGCCAGGCAGGCATTGATCGATTCGGTCAGGTTGTGCGGCGGGATGTTGGTCGCCATGCCCACCGCGATGCCGGCCGAACCGTTGACCAGCAGGCTCGGGAACCGGGTCGGCATGACCGTCGGCTCCAGTTCCTTCTCGTCGTAGTTGGGCTGGAAATCGACGGTTTCCTTGTCGATGTCGGCCATCATTTCGTGGGCCAGGCGCGACATGCGCGCCTCGGTGTAGCGCATCGCCGCCGCGGAGTCGCCGTCGACCGAGCCGAAGTTGCCCTGCCCGTCCACCATCAGGTAGCGCAGCGAGAACGGCTGCGCCATGCGCACCAGCGTGTCGTACACCGACTGGTCGCCGTGCGGGTGGTACTTGCCGATGACGTCGCCGACGATACGCGCCGACTTGTAGTAGGGCTTGTTGCTGTGCGCGCCCAGCTCGTTCATCGCGAACAACACGCGGCGATGCACCGGCTTGAGGCCGTCGCGCGCATCCGGGAGGGCACGCCCCACGATCACGCTCATCGCGTAATCGAGGTAGCTCTTGCGCATCTCGTCTTCCAGGTTGACCTGGATGATTTCCTTGGCGGATTCTGCCATTCGGGTTCCGTAAGTCTGGTGGCTAATCGACCAGGACGCCGGCCCGCGGCAAGCGGGCCTGCCGGCACCGAAAATCTACGGCGCACAGCGGTCGATCGAACCGCCGGATTCTATCATGACAGGCGCGCGAATGCCCGGTTTTTGCCGGCCCGAACAAGCACTTGCGTGGATTTGCGGGGCCGTGCAGGGGGTCTGGCGCGGTTGCCGCGGCTCAGCCGCCGAACGCGGCGCGCATGCGCTCGGGATCCGGCCGTTCGATCACCCCGCGTTCGGTGACGATGGCATCGATCAACTCGGCCGGGGTCACGTCGAACACCGGGTTCCAGGCAGCGATGCCCTCGGCCACGGTACGCACCCCGCCCACCCCGAACAGCTCGCCCGGGTCGCGCTGCTCGATCTCGATCTGCGCACCGTCGGCGGTGTCCATGTCCACGGTGGACCACGGCGCCACCACCATGAACCTGACGCCGTGGTGGCGTGCGGCGATGGCCAGCTGGTAGGTGCCGATCTTGTTGGCGGTGTCGCCATTGGCGCAGATGCGGTCGGCGCCAACGATCACCCATTGCACCGCGCCGGTCTTCATCAGGTGCGCCGCCGCCGAATCGGCGATCAGGGTCGCGTCGATGCCGTCCTGCTGCAGTTCCCACACGGTCAGCCGCGCACCCTGCAGCCACGGCCGGGTCTCGCCGGCGAACACCTTGGCGATGCGGCCCTGGGCCATGCCGGCGCGGATCACGCCCAGCGCGGTACCGAAGCCGGCAGTGGCCAGCGACCCGGTATTGCAGTGGGTCAGCACGCCGCTGCCGGGCGCGATCAGGCCCGCGCCGAGCGCGCCCATGTGGCGGTTGGCGGCCAGGTCTTCCTCGGCGATGGCCTGCGCTTCGCGGGCGATCGCCTGGCGCCAGTCGGCGCCGGCCGCAGCCAGCGCGGTGCGCATGCGCATCAGCGCCCAGGCCAGGTTCACCGCGGTCG
Proteins encoded:
- a CDS encoding membrane-bound PQQ-dependent dehydrogenase, glucose/quinate/shikimate family, whose amino-acid sequence is MNDLDQTQRRGGWPLLLLGGACALIGLVLAAGGAWLLALGGSWYYLFGGLGLLLSGVLLARGRRSGALWFAATFALSLLWAAWESGADYWRWVPRMGLMVFLGLLLALALPRLDRPFSRSVSRGLAGALALVFVGAFALAFVPYGVTEADGMLAHAAGMAAAMTVPRAGAQPAEAPADADWAAYGRDNAGSRYSPLRQITPGNVAQLRTAWTFRTGDLPAKRWGAETTPLKIGDSLYLCTARNQLIALDAATGKQRWRYDPKVADKAIPYTAACRGVSYYEVPEATNAPPTPAPGGGVAPVALADQPRACRSRIIEGTLDGRLIAVDAASGKPCEDFGTHGQVDITVGMGDTPPGYVSINSPPTIVRGVLVTGHQVLDGQQRYEPSGVIQGFDAVTGELRWAWDMTHPEWNGAPPPGQSWTRGTPNMWTSAAGDEQLGYVYLPMGNSAADYWSSSRTAPEDQYATSLVALDVTTGKPVWNFQTTHIDVWDYDLGSQPTLVDFPHDGGKVPAVILPSKQGEIYVLDRRSGKPLVGVEQRAVPGGGVEPQRRAKTQPFSLYHTLRKPDLTERDMWGITPIDQLVCRIQFRSASYKGIYTPPEADRHSIEYPGYNGGSDWGSVAVDPQRGVIVANYNDMPNYNRLVPRAKADKLGWAPRDQVRGDAGGAEGAGDPQAGTPYAINVNAGWRLPFTGLLCKQPPYGGIRAIDLASGKTLWDRPLGSARGNGPFGIHSGLPIEIGTPNNGGAVVSASGLIFIAATTDDMIRAIDLATGKRVWEAKLPAGGQATPMLYAVDGREYLVIVAGGHHFMETKKGDYVIAYALPAS
- the gyrA gene encoding DNA gyrase subunit A, producing MAESAKEIIQVNLEDEMRKSYLDYAMSVIVGRALPDARDGLKPVHRRVLFAMNELGAHSNKPYYKSARIVGDVIGKYHPHGDQSVYDTLVRMAQPFSLRYLMVDGQGNFGSVDGDSAAAMRYTEARMSRLAHEMMADIDKETVDFQPNYDEKELEPTVMPTRFPSLLVNGSAGIAVGMATNIPPHNLTESINACLALIDNPQIDVDGLMEYIPGPDFPTAGIVNGTSGIVAGYRTGRGRVRMRAKAEIEIQDNGREAIVVNEIPYQVNKARLIEKIAELVKEKKLEGISELRDESDKDGMRIYIEIKRGEAADVVLNNLYQQTQMESVFGINMVALVDGRPQLMNLKQMLEAFIRHRREVVTRRTIFELRKARARAHILEGLTVALANIDEMIELIKTSANPTEARERMLARRWDAGLVGALLGAAGADASQPEDLPAGVGLLADGYQLTEVQASQILEMRLHRLTGLEQERLTEEYKQLLEAIAGLIRILENPDVLLQVIREELISIREEYGDARRTEIRHSEEDLDILDLIAPEDVVVTLSHAGYAKRQPVSAYRAQRRGGRGRSAAATKEEDFIDQLWLVNTHDTLLTFTSSGKVFALPVYQLPEAGPNARGRPIINWIPLENGERVQAVLPVRDYAGGRYVFFATRNGMVKKTPLSDFAFQRKAGKIAINLDEGDALVGVGLTDGERDVLLFASNGKTVRFSERPKDDEAEDGALDEGTGEDNGDDEVALAEAVEDGDDARSPRRKSRGGVKPTGRSSRGVRGIRLAKSEYVVSLIVAEPAEGQDEDAEDIETAPETDADVDAEAVVRNGDEPDAYILTATENGYGKRTPLAEYPRKGRGTQGVIGIQTSERNGKLVGAVLLSTKDEVLLISDGGTLVRTRASEISRVGRNTQGVTLIRLSKGEKLQAVERLDGSLVEEEPVEPIGGEDGSAEIASELPPES
- the mtnA gene encoding S-methyl-5-thioribose-1-phosphate isomerase — protein: MNADLDIDYARYDHIRPILWTGEALELLDQRKLPFVVEHVQCTDSDQVADAIHTLAVRGAPAIGIAAGWGVVLAARDVQADDGAQALAKLEPALQRLNAARPTAVNLAWALMRMRTALAAAGADWRQAIAREAQAIAEEDLAANRHMGALGAGLIAPGSGVLTHCNTGSLATAGFGTALGVIRAGMAQGRIAKVFAGETRPWLQGARLTVWELQQDGIDATLIADSAAAHLMKTGAVQWVIVGADRICANGDTANKIGTYQLAIAARHHGVRFMVVAPWSTVDMDTADGAQIEIEQRDPGELFGVGGVRTVAEGIAAWNPVFDVTPAELIDAIVTERGVIERPDPERMRAAFGG